Part of the Gemmatimonadota bacterium genome is shown below.
GCACTGGCGGAGGATCATCCGGTTCCTCGGATACGTTCCCCTGCCCCGTCCTGAGTCGTTCGGAGAACGGCTCACCGCCTATCGGGTAATGACAGGCCGGTCCCAGCCATCCGTCGCCAGAGCGCTCGGCGTAGACGAATCGACGATCTGGGGGTGGGAGTGCCACAGGTGAGTGCCGCTCAAGCGCCTAAGAGAGCATGTGGAGCGAGTGATCGGTCCGGCACTGGCAGCTTGGGGACAGGAGCCCCAAACGGTACCTCTCTGTGAGGAGTGACTTCAGCAGTCAAGGCTAGGTGCGAAAATTACGAAAAATATGGAAGCATGAGTGCGGGACCAGAAATTGATCCAATCCCATGCGAAAGCTTACCTTATCAAAAACACCAAGAGGAGATTCGATGCGATCCTATGTATTCAACGCCGTCGTGGAGCCGGACGAAGATGTCTGGCGTGCGTACGTGCCCGAGTTGGAGGAGAAGGGTGCCGCGGCTTGGGGCAACACTCGTGAAGAGGCACTGAAGAACCTTCAGGAAGTGCTTCAGATGGTGATCGAGGATCTGCTCGAAGACGGCGAGTCGTTGCCCGAGAATGCGAGGGTCTCGGAGCAGCCGGCGGTCGCCGTCAACGTCGGATGACCGATTACTCCAAACTCGCCACCCTCACCGCCCGCCAGATCCTCTCCGCACTTCACGCCGACGGCTTCACCCTCGTTCGCCAGAAAGGAAGCCATCGGCACTTCAAGCATTCCGACGGTCGCCGCGTGACAGTTTCGTTTCACCACTCCGCCGACACCTTTCGGCGCGGGACGCTGCGAAGCATGATCGATCTTCAGGCCCGGTGGACCGAGGAAGACCTTCGTCGGTTGGAACTTCTGCGCTGAGGGACCGGAGCATGGGAAAAACCCACGCATGAACTGCGTGGTTTTTTCGTGCAGATTGAACCGCGCCGGGATTGCCGGAGGCAATTGTTCTGGAGTGCCATAGTCCAAGCCTGAGCTTCGTCGGTCCCTCGCTCACCCCC
Proteins encoded:
- a CDS encoding helix-turn-helix transcriptional regulator — encoded protein: MAEILGVDDKSLANWEVGRIEPALRHWRRIIRFLGYVPLPRPESFGERLTAYRVMTGRSQPSVARALGVDESTIWGWECHR
- a CDS encoding type II toxin-antitoxin system HicB family antitoxin; its protein translation is MRSYVFNAVVEPDEDVWRAYVPELEEKGAAAWGNTREEALKNLQEVLQMVIEDLLEDGESLPENARVSEQPAVAVNVG
- a CDS encoding type II toxin-antitoxin system HicA family toxin, with translation MTDYSKLATLTARQILSALHADGFTLVRQKGSHRHFKHSDGRRVTVSFHHSADTFRRGTLRSMIDLQARWTEEDLRRLELLR